One genomic segment of Streptomyces sp. TLI_146 includes these proteins:
- a CDS encoding pyridoxamine 5'-phosphate oxidase family protein: MGKTYERIDGRLRTFIEQQPIFFTATAPLTGDGTVNLSPKGLKGSFVVLDEERVAYLDFAGSTAETIAHLRENGRITLMWCAFQGPPNIVRVHGRGEPVFRDDARFTQLLAHFPDIDPALHGLRAIIVVTAELVRDSCGYAVPFMSYDEERDLHGKRFCREDDASLSAYFAKKEHIAQSIDGLPGLPLPLPPSTF; encoded by the coding sequence ATGGGAAAGACCTACGAACGCATCGACGGCCGCCTGCGCACCTTCATAGAGCAGCAGCCGATCTTCTTCACCGCGACCGCTCCGCTGACCGGCGACGGCACGGTCAACCTCTCCCCGAAGGGCCTCAAGGGCTCCTTCGTGGTGCTCGACGAGGAGCGGGTCGCCTACCTGGACTTCGCCGGCAGCACCGCGGAGACGATCGCGCACCTGCGGGAGAACGGCCGGATCACACTGATGTGGTGTGCCTTCCAGGGGCCGCCCAACATCGTTCGCGTACACGGCCGGGGCGAACCGGTCTTCCGCGACGACGCGCGCTTCACGCAACTGCTCGCACACTTCCCGGACATCGACCCGGCCCTGCACGGGCTGCGCGCGATCATCGTGGTGACGGCCGAACTCGTCCGTGACTCCTGCGGGTACGCGGTGCCCTTCATGTCGTACGACGAGGAGCGCGACCTGCACGGCAAGCGCTTCTGCCGTGAGGACGACGCGTCGCTGAGCGCGTACTTCGCCAAGAAGGAGCACATCGCGCAGAGCATCGACGGCCTGCCCGGGCTGCCCCTCCCGCTGCCGCCCAGCACCTTCTGA
- a CDS encoding HAMP domain-containing sensor histidine kinase, translating into MSVRLKLTLSYAGFLMVAGILLLGAVWVFLLRYVPDRAMLINPDDEFSGGVFPVRSALLDVFAPRAAAVLAFLLLFGLVGGWILAGRMLAPLTRIADATRTATHGSLSHRIRLPGRKDEFRELADAFDVMLERLEAHVAEQQRFAANASHELRTPLAISKALLDVARTDPQRDTAELLERLQAVNTRAIDLTEALLLLSRADQRSFTPELVDLSLLAEEATETLLPLADRRDVTIETSGDITPTTGSPTLLLQLTTNLVHNAIVHNLPEQGTLWVTTTLRPESVVLTVENTGEQVTAERAATLTEPFQRGTERVHTDHAGVGLGLAIVKTITHAHNGTLTLTPRPAGGIRVTVELPATGAHTDAG; encoded by the coding sequence GTGAGCGTGCGCCTCAAACTCACCCTCAGCTACGCCGGATTCCTGATGGTGGCCGGCATTCTGCTGCTCGGAGCGGTATGGGTGTTCCTCCTGCGGTACGTTCCCGACCGCGCGATGCTCATCAACCCCGATGACGAGTTCTCGGGTGGTGTCTTTCCCGTCCGCTCGGCCCTCCTGGACGTCTTCGCCCCCAGGGCGGCCGCGGTGCTGGCGTTCCTGCTGCTCTTCGGCCTCGTGGGAGGGTGGATCCTCGCCGGGCGCATGCTCGCCCCGCTGACCCGCATCGCCGATGCCACCCGCACGGCCACCCATGGATCGCTTTCCCACCGCATCCGGCTGCCGGGCCGCAAGGACGAGTTCCGCGAACTCGCCGACGCCTTCGACGTCATGCTCGAACGCCTCGAAGCACACGTCGCCGAACAGCAGCGGTTCGCCGCCAACGCTTCTCACGAGCTGCGTACCCCGCTGGCGATCTCCAAGGCCCTCCTCGACGTGGCCCGCACCGATCCCCAACGCGACACCGCCGAACTCCTCGAACGCCTCCAGGCGGTCAACACCCGGGCGATCGACCTCACCGAGGCACTGCTCCTGCTCAGCCGGGCCGACCAGCGGTCCTTCACCCCAGAGCTCGTCGACCTGTCCCTCCTGGCGGAGGAGGCCACCGAAACACTCCTGCCTCTCGCAGACCGGCGCGACGTCACCATCGAGACCAGTGGCGACATCACCCCCACGACCGGATCGCCCACGCTCCTGCTGCAGCTGACCACGAACCTCGTGCACAACGCGATCGTCCACAACCTGCCCGAACAGGGGACCCTATGGGTCACCACCACCCTCCGCCCCGAGAGCGTGGTGCTCACCGTCGAGAACACCGGTGAGCAGGTCACGGCGGAGCGGGCCGCGACCCTCACCGAACCGTTCCAGCGCGGCACCGAACGCGTACACACCGATCACGCCGGTGTCGGTCTCGGCCTGGCCATCGTCAAGACCATCACCCACGCACACAACGGAACCCTCACCCTCACTCCGCGCCCCGCCGGAGGGATCCGCGTCACGGTGGAACTCCCCGCGACCGGGGCGCATACCGACGCGGGGTGA
- a CDS encoding SDR family NAD(P)-dependent oxidoreductase, with protein MTPSAPSSVPPFPPWNVHRLPRADGSVFLVTGGNAGIGYFVAEQLSATGATVVLGSRDPAKAERATASIRGRVAGARVRAVRLDLADLPSLRAVADSLEVKRLDAVVHNAGVALDDPPRQETGDGHELMFGTNHLGHFALTRWLMPLLSAAPAARVVTMGSFAAKSERLDLDDLESRQDYRPKRTYGRSKLAQMYFGVDLDRRLRAVGSTVTSVVVHPGGALDSLTPSRPPLHVRGTGARLGAAPAALLLQGKHAGAWPAVRAVLDPAVRGGRLWGPRVFGLRGEPRPEPLWNHLADSFVAARLWDVSRELTGVEPRVTPGQLQDPTDGAAAPPRPRS; from the coding sequence GTGACGCCGTCCGCCCCCTCCTCCGTCCCGCCCTTCCCGCCGTGGAACGTGCACCGGCTGCCGCGTGCAGACGGCAGTGTCTTCCTGGTCACCGGCGGCAACGCCGGGATCGGCTACTTCGTCGCGGAGCAGTTGTCGGCAACCGGAGCAACCGTCGTACTCGGCAGCCGCGATCCGGCGAAGGCCGAAAGGGCCACGGCGTCGATACGCGGACGTGTGGCCGGGGCGCGGGTGCGGGCCGTACGGCTGGACCTCGCCGACCTCCCGTCGCTGCGCGCCGTCGCGGACTCGCTGGAGGTGAAACGCCTCGACGCGGTGGTCCACAACGCGGGCGTCGCGCTCGACGACCCGCCGCGCCAGGAGACCGGGGACGGACACGAGCTCATGTTCGGCACCAACCACCTCGGGCACTTCGCGTTGACCCGGTGGCTGATGCCGTTGCTGTCGGCGGCTCCGGCGGCCCGTGTGGTGACCATGGGCAGCTTCGCGGCGAAGTCCGAGCGGCTCGACCTGGACGACCTGGAGTCGCGGCAGGACTACCGGCCCAAGCGCACCTACGGTCGGTCCAAGCTGGCACAGATGTACTTCGGCGTCGACCTCGACCGCCGCCTGCGTGCTGTGGGCAGCACGGTGACGAGCGTGGTGGTCCACCCCGGCGGCGCGCTGGACTCCCTCACCCCTTCGCGGCCGCCCCTCCATGTGCGGGGGACCGGCGCGCGGCTGGGCGCGGCACCCGCTGCCCTTCTCCTCCAGGGCAAGCACGCCGGTGCGTGGCCGGCCGTCCGCGCGGTGCTCGACCCGGCCGTGCGCGGGGGGCGACTGTGGGGACCGCGTGTCTTCGGCCTGCGCGGTGAGCCCCGACCCGAACCGCTGTGGAACCACCTGGCCGACTCCTTTGTCGCGGCGCGGCTGTGGGACGTGAGTCGTGAGCTGACCGGCGTCGAGCCGCGTGTCACCCCCGGACAGCTCCAGGACCCCACCGACGGTGCTGCAGCACCTCCCCGGCCCCGGTCGTAA
- a CDS encoding response regulator transcription factor, whose translation MRVLIVEDEPLLAEAIRDGLRLEAIAADLAGDGDTALELLSINTYDIAVLDRDIPGPSGDEIAGRIVASGSGMPILMLTAADRMDDKASGFALGADDYLTKPFELRELVLRLRALDRRRAHSRPPVRELAGLRVDPFRREVYRGGRFVALTRKQFAVLDVLVAAEGGVVSAEELLERAWDENADPFTNAVRITVSALRKRLGEPWIIATVPGVGYRIDAPPQPGPGGDARG comes from the coding sequence GAGGACGAGCCCTTGCTGGCAGAAGCGATCCGGGACGGGCTGCGCCTGGAAGCGATCGCCGCCGACCTCGCAGGCGACGGAGACACCGCTCTGGAACTGCTGAGCATCAACACCTACGACATCGCCGTTCTCGACCGCGACATCCCCGGGCCGTCGGGTGACGAGATCGCCGGGCGCATCGTCGCCTCCGGCAGCGGTATGCCGATCCTCATGCTCACCGCCGCCGACCGCATGGACGACAAGGCCTCCGGGTTCGCACTCGGCGCCGACGACTACCTCACTAAACCCTTCGAGCTGCGAGAGCTGGTGCTCAGGCTGCGAGCGCTCGACCGCAGGCGCGCCCACAGCAGACCGCCCGTGCGGGAACTCGCGGGGCTGCGGGTGGACCCGTTCCGCCGAGAGGTCTACCGAGGCGGCCGCTTCGTCGCGCTGACCAGGAAGCAGTTCGCCGTGCTCGATGTCCTCGTCGCCGCCGAAGGCGGGGTCGTCAGCGCCGAGGAACTCCTGGAGCGTGCCTGGGACGAGAACGCCGACCCGTTCACCAACGCCGTACGCATCACCGTCTCGGCCCTGCGCAAGCGGCTCGGCGAACCGTGGATCATCGCCACGGTGCCCGGCGTCGGCTACCGCATCGACGCCCCGCCGCAGCCCGGACCCGGGGGAGACGCGCGTGGATAG